One region of Termitidicoccus mucosus genomic DNA includes:
- a CDS encoding isochorismatase family protein: MSALLLCIDLQPIFLKAMPDAGRLLGRCHFAIEAARLLDIPVAFTEQAPQKLGPTAPDTLARAGADPVQYAKTTFSALADDAIRESIQSQGIEHLILCGLETSICVYQTAINAINADLQVTLLTDCLSARRPDDAAAALDALKRLGAYALPSETIFYSLLHDIKHPAFKSFTTLVKQYA, translated from the coding sequence ATGTCCGCCCTCCTCCTCTGCATAGATCTCCAGCCCATTTTCCTCAAGGCGATGCCCGACGCCGGACGCCTGCTCGGCCGCTGCCATTTCGCCATCGAAGCCGCGCGCCTGCTCGACATTCCCGTCGCCTTCACCGAACAGGCGCCGCAAAAACTCGGCCCCACCGCCCCCGACACCCTCGCGCGCGCCGGCGCGGACCCCGTGCAATACGCCAAAACCACCTTCTCCGCCCTCGCCGACGACGCCATCCGCGAGTCGATCCAATCCCAAGGCATCGAGCATCTCATTCTCTGCGGGCTGGAAACCTCCATCTGCGTATATCAAACCGCGATCAACGCCATCAACGCCGACCTCCAGGTCACGCTGCTCACCGACTGCCTAAGCGCCCGCCGCCCCGACGATGCCGCCGCCGCGCTCGACGCGCTCAAACGCCTCGGCGCCTACGCCCTCCCCTCCGAGACTATATTCTATTCCCTCCTGCACGACATCAAGCATCCCGCCTTCAAATCCTTCACGACCCTCGTCAAACAATACGCCTGA